The Streptomyces sp. NBC_01255 genome window below encodes:
- a CDS encoding DUF2268 domain-containing protein: protein MKIIVHDTASAMLDLLQAPLEERPDALRAMLSPLQDAMSVMGDLDMVQMHRMGSGFRIDVEDPRYLTALRQMREADVWNRIEDCLGAAWERLSGALPGVRTAETVHVVLALGNPDDDLLTVRSAGYFGMGGIPGAIQLTMWPTETSLAKIGYAAAHELHHNVRYANVVWDPATVTVGEQVVAEGLAEAFVRELAGERAMGPWSTTLSGAELDDVYAKVTAGIDVAGMQNLPAYVYGDATAQRMGQQPVGLPDSAGYAAGLRIVDAHLAASGLTAAQSTTLPARDILANAGVPTDA, encoded by the coding sequence ATGAAGATCATTGTTCATGACACGGCGTCCGCCATGCTGGATCTCCTTCAGGCCCCGCTGGAGGAGCGGCCCGACGCCCTGCGCGCCATGCTCAGCCCCCTGCAGGACGCCATGTCCGTGATGGGCGATCTGGACATGGTCCAGATGCATCGGATGGGCAGCGGATTCCGGATCGACGTCGAGGACCCGCGGTACCTGACCGCATTGCGGCAGATGCGGGAGGCGGACGTGTGGAACCGGATCGAGGACTGCCTGGGCGCGGCGTGGGAGCGCCTGAGCGGAGCACTGCCCGGCGTCAGGACCGCCGAGACCGTGCACGTCGTCCTGGCGCTCGGCAACCCCGACGACGACCTGCTGACGGTCCGCAGCGCCGGCTACTTCGGCATGGGCGGCATCCCGGGCGCGATCCAGCTGACGATGTGGCCCACGGAGACCAGCCTCGCGAAGATCGGCTACGCCGCCGCGCACGAACTCCACCACAACGTGCGCTACGCCAACGTGGTCTGGGACCCGGCGACGGTCACGGTCGGCGAGCAGGTCGTGGCCGAAGGGCTGGCCGAGGCGTTCGTACGCGAGCTGGCGGGCGAGCGGGCCATGGGGCCGTGGTCGACGACGCTGTCCGGCGCGGAACTGGACGACGTCTACGCGAAGGTCACGGCCGGGATCGACGTGGCCGGGATGCAGAACCTGCCCGCGTACGTGTACGGCGACGCCACCGCGCAGCGCATGGGCCAACAGCCCGTCGGGCTCCCGGACTCCGCCGGCTACGCGGCCGGCCTGCGGATCGTGGACGCCCATCTCGCGGCCTCGGGCCTGACCGCCGCCCAGAGCACCACGCTGCCGGCACGCGACATCCTCGCGAACGCGGGCGTGCCGACCGACGCCTGA
- a CDS encoding LLM class flavin-dependent oxidoreductase, with amino-acid sequence MTASNSEFIRGTARGTAPVPLSVLDLAAVGEGTTAREALQASARLARLAEARGLLRYWVAEHHSMPGISSSSPAVILAHLAAQTRTLRLGSGGVMLPNHAPLVVAEQFGTLEALAPGRIDLGLGRAPGTDGATAAALRRAGGAESDDFPAEVAELLRFLRDDFPDGHPYRRIHAVPGPVQGEVGQPQVWLLGSSGFSARLAGQLGLPFAFAHHFSARNTLPALELYRSSFRPSATLADPYVVLGVFAFAGDDAAEARRQALTGALATVRLRSGRPGLVPTPEEAERHAFTEQERAVLGTWLDNALYGTADEVRAGLDELQKRTDADELMLAMNSHGPDFRVRSYELIADAYGLPTDATAAG; translated from the coding sequence ATGACTGCGTCCAACAGCGAATTCATCCGTGGCACCGCGCGGGGAACCGCGCCCGTCCCCCTGTCCGTACTCGACCTGGCGGCCGTCGGCGAGGGCACCACGGCCCGGGAGGCGCTCCAGGCCTCGGCGCGGCTGGCCCGACTGGCCGAAGCCCGCGGCTTACTCCGGTACTGGGTGGCCGAACACCACTCGATGCCGGGGATCTCCAGCAGCAGCCCGGCCGTCATCCTCGCGCACCTGGCGGCCCAGACCCGTACCCTGCGGCTCGGCTCCGGCGGAGTGATGCTGCCCAACCACGCCCCGCTCGTGGTCGCCGAGCAGTTCGGCACCCTGGAGGCGCTCGCGCCGGGCCGCATCGACCTCGGCCTCGGGCGCGCCCCCGGCACTGACGGCGCCACCGCGGCGGCGCTGCGGCGGGCCGGCGGAGCGGAGAGCGACGACTTCCCGGCCGAGGTGGCCGAGCTCCTCCGCTTCCTCCGCGACGACTTCCCCGACGGGCACCCCTACCGGCGCATCCACGCGGTGCCCGGACCCGTGCAGGGCGAGGTGGGGCAGCCGCAGGTGTGGCTGCTCGGCTCCTCCGGCTTCTCCGCCCGCCTCGCGGGCCAACTGGGCCTGCCGTTCGCGTTCGCCCACCACTTCTCCGCGCGGAACACGCTCCCGGCGCTGGAGCTGTACCGGTCGAGCTTCCGGCCCTCCGCGACCCTGGCCGACCCGTACGTGGTGCTCGGCGTCTTCGCCTTCGCCGGGGACGACGCAGCGGAGGCGCGACGCCAGGCGCTCACCGGGGCACTCGCCACGGTACGGCTGCGCAGCGGCCGCCCGGGTCTCGTCCCGACGCCCGAGGAGGCCGAGCGGCACGCCTTCACCGAGCAGGAACGCGCCGTCCTCGGCACCTGGCTCGACAACGCCCTGTACGGCACGGCCGACGAGGTCAGGGCCGGCCTGGACGAGCTGCAGAAGCGGACCGACGCGGACGAGCTGATGCTCGCCATGAACTCGCACGGCCCCGACTTCCGCGTGCGCTCCTACGAGCTCATAGCCGACGCCTACGGCCTGCCGACCGACGCGACGGCAGCGGGCTGA
- a CDS encoding DUF6193 family natural product biosynthesis protein: protein MTDIVDAAWHKVLTTYGEPSRPEESPLRKPFASLVRVAHAEPLLRQLSPWIGMWELHFSRCTEMEYTWDIPYIGTLRDGWYYVEGPSRSSPRIAETDSAQAAVAMVIDRLPPGCGPAFIGNAGELAAYEKARDRR, encoded by the coding sequence ATGACCGACATCGTCGACGCAGCCTGGCACAAGGTCCTCACCACTTACGGCGAACCCTCCCGGCCGGAAGAATCACCGCTCCGGAAGCCGTTTGCCAGTCTGGTGCGAGTAGCGCATGCCGAACCGCTGCTTCGGCAGCTCTCCCCGTGGATCGGTATGTGGGAGCTGCACTTCAGTAGGTGCACGGAGATGGAGTACACCTGGGACATCCCGTACATCGGCACGCTGAGAGACGGCTGGTACTACGTCGAGGGACCAAGCCGGAGCAGCCCGCGGATCGCTGAGACGGACAGTGCGCAGGCCGCGGTGGCGATGGTCATCGATCGCCTGCCGCCAGGCTGCGGCCCGGCCTTCATCGGCAACGCAGGTGAACTGGCCGCCTACGAGAAGGCACGCGACAGGAGGTAG